In Halobacterium sp. R2-5, the following are encoded in one genomic region:
- a CDS encoding dicarboxylate/amino acid:cation symporter, which translates to MTGLVSTAWHRYRSIPLIARIFVAFVVGSAAGVAFGERMVVVQPLGDLFLRLLNMLVVPIIVFTLLTGIRQLSPARLGRIGGVTVGLYAVTTTLAGLIGLAVANVLQPGRGVEFTGGEAQSQAPPSLTDVVLGIVPNNPVAAMADGNLLATVFFVIVFGIALTYVRARDDDLSDTVDSVFEAFEVGAEAMFVVVRGVLEFGVVGVFALMAAGIGTEGVGVFSSLGELVLAVAIAVVVHIAFTYLFVLMRLVVGVSPLSFLSGAKDAMLTAFATRSSSGTLPVTMRNAEEDLRISERVYSFALPVGATANMDGAAIRQAITVVFAANVVGVPLAPAEQVLVLVVAVLISIGTAGVPGAGLVMLTVVLNQVGLPLEVVGFVAGVDPILGRIATMNNVTGDLAVSTVVGKWNDALDLGDGVWVEVGSERAAPADD; encoded by the coding sequence ATGACCGGACTCGTTAGCACTGCGTGGCACCGGTACCGTTCGATTCCGCTCATCGCGCGCATCTTCGTCGCGTTCGTGGTCGGCTCCGCGGCGGGCGTCGCGTTCGGGGAGCGGATGGTAGTGGTGCAGCCGCTCGGCGACCTCTTCCTGCGGCTGCTCAACATGCTCGTCGTCCCCATCATCGTGTTCACGCTCCTGACGGGGATACGCCAGCTGTCGCCCGCACGACTCGGGCGAATCGGCGGCGTGACCGTCGGCCTGTACGCCGTCACCACCACCCTCGCGGGACTCATCGGGCTGGCCGTCGCGAACGTCCTCCAGCCCGGCCGCGGCGTCGAGTTCACGGGCGGCGAGGCGCAGTCGCAGGCGCCGCCGTCGCTGACCGACGTGGTCCTCGGCATCGTCCCGAACAACCCCGTCGCGGCGATGGCCGACGGCAACCTCCTCGCGACCGTCTTCTTCGTCATCGTCTTCGGCATCGCGCTGACGTACGTCCGCGCCCGGGACGACGACCTCTCGGACACCGTCGACTCCGTGTTCGAGGCGTTCGAGGTCGGCGCGGAGGCGATGTTCGTCGTCGTCCGCGGCGTCCTCGAGTTCGGCGTCGTCGGCGTGTTCGCGCTGATGGCCGCGGGTATCGGCACGGAGGGCGTCGGCGTGTTCTCCTCGCTCGGCGAGCTCGTGCTCGCGGTGGCGATCGCCGTGGTCGTCCACATCGCGTTCACGTACCTGTTCGTGCTGATGCGGCTGGTCGTCGGCGTCTCCCCGCTCTCGTTCCTCTCGGGCGCGAAGGACGCGATGCTCACCGCGTTCGCCACCCGGTCGTCCAGCGGCACGCTCCCCGTGACGATGCGCAACGCCGAGGAGGACCTCCGAATCTCCGAGCGCGTGTACTCGTTCGCGCTCCCCGTCGGCGCCACCGCGAACATGGACGGCGCGGCGATCCGGCAAGCCATCACCGTCGTCTTCGCCGCGAACGTGGTCGGGGTGCCGCTCGCGCCGGCCGAGCAGGTGCTCGTGCTCGTGGTCGCCGTCCTCATCAGCATCGGCACCGCGGGCGTGCCGGGCGCCGGCCTCGTGATGCTGACCGTCGTCCTGAACCAGGTCGGGCTGCCGCTGGAAGTCGTCGGGTTCGTCGCGGGCGTCGACCCGATTCTCGGCCGCATCGCCACGATGAACAACGTCACCGGCGACCTCGCGGTGTCGACGGTCGTCGGGAAGTGGAACGACGCGCTCGACCTCGGCGACGGCGTCTGGGTCGAAGTAGGGAGCGAGCGGGCGGCCCCTGCCGACGACTGA
- a CDS encoding cystathionine gamma-synthase produces MSDDSDEHFETRAIHAGQEPDEETGALMTPIYANSTYEQDAPGDHRGYEYSRTGNPTRTDLEANLASLEGGEYGRCFSSGMGAINTVLNLLEAGDHVVAGNDVYGGTHRIFTQVYEEYDLEFDFVDTTDHDEVRAAMRDSTALVWVETPTNPLMNVNDIDALADVAHDYDALCAVDNTFATPYLQRPLEHGADIVCHSLTKYLGGHSDLVAGALVTDDEDLDERLAFYQNSVGATPSPFDCFLVLRGTKSLGVRMDRHCANAQELAEWLDAHDRVEHVFYPGLESHPDHDLAAEQMDDFGGMLSFELDASLDEASEFVAETEVFTLAESLGGVESLIEQPAAMTHAAIPREEREAAGLTDPLIRASIGIEHVDDLKADLQQALDAVL; encoded by the coding sequence ATGAGCGACGACAGCGACGAGCACTTCGAGACGCGGGCCATCCACGCCGGGCAGGAGCCCGACGAGGAGACGGGCGCGCTGATGACGCCCATCTACGCGAACTCCACGTACGAGCAGGACGCGCCCGGCGACCACCGCGGCTACGAGTACAGTCGGACCGGGAACCCCACGCGGACCGACCTCGAAGCCAACCTCGCGAGCCTCGAAGGCGGGGAGTACGGCCGGTGTTTCTCCTCGGGGATGGGCGCCATCAACACCGTCCTGAACCTCCTCGAAGCCGGCGACCACGTCGTCGCGGGCAACGACGTCTACGGCGGCACGCACCGCATCTTCACGCAGGTCTACGAGGAGTACGACCTCGAATTCGACTTCGTGGACACCACCGACCACGACGAGGTCCGGGCGGCGATGCGGGACTCCACCGCACTCGTCTGGGTGGAGACGCCGACGAACCCCCTGATGAACGTCAACGACATCGACGCGCTCGCGGACGTCGCCCACGACTACGACGCGCTGTGCGCCGTCGACAACACGTTCGCGACGCCGTACCTCCAGCGCCCGCTCGAACACGGCGCCGATATCGTCTGTCACAGCCTCACGAAGTACCTCGGCGGGCACTCCGACCTCGTCGCCGGCGCGCTCGTCACGGACGACGAGGACCTCGACGAGCGCCTCGCGTTCTACCAGAACTCCGTCGGCGCGACCCCGAGCCCGTTCGACTGCTTCCTCGTGCTGCGCGGGACGAAGAGCCTCGGCGTGCGCATGGACCGCCACTGCGCGAACGCCCAGGAGCTCGCCGAGTGGCTGGACGCCCACGACCGCGTCGAGCACGTCTTCTATCCCGGGCTGGAGAGCCACCCGGACCACGACCTCGCGGCCGAGCAGATGGACGACTTCGGCGGGATGCTCTCCTTCGAGCTGGACGCCAGCCTCGACGAGGCCAGCGAGTTCGTCGCCGAGACGGAGGTGTTCACGCTCGCGGAGTCGCTGGGCGGCGTCGAGTCGCTCATCGAGCAGCCCGCGGCGATGACCCACGCCGCCATCCCCAGAGAAGAACGCGAGGCCGCGGGCCTGACGGACCCGCTCATCCGCGCGAGCATCGGCATCGAGCACGTCGACGACCTGAAAGCCGACCTCCAGCAGGCGCTGGACGCCGTCCTCTAG